The genomic region CACCAAAAGATTCTaaataaactcctcttattatgatgaatgcatatataatttgaaaattgttccaaaaaagaataaacttcagccctttgggcttaaaTGTATTGtagacaaaaataaactaaaataaacaactaaaggaaataaactggaaatgacGAGTTGCTATCTTTATGCTgtcttctactggtagtacaACCTGAGATGCTCGGCATTCCACGGATGACATAGCTTCTGCCCATCAAGTGTCTCCAAGTGGTAGGTGCCTTTCCTCAGCCATGATGTGAttctatagggtccttcccaatttgggccgagctttccttgtgcgGGGTCTTTGGCGACTCCCATCGCTTTCCTTAAGATGAGATCGTCAACTTTGAAGTCCTGGTGTTTAACccgggagttgtagtgtttggccatgaggtcctAATACTGTGTGAGACTCTGTTCAGTTGTCGCCCTGACCTTGTCAACTAGATCAAGCTATAGATGTATGGCTCCATCATTCCTTCCCTAGTCTTAATTGTCCACCCTGTAGCTCGTGAGTCCAACCTCAGCTGGGATGACTGTCTCGCTCCCGTATGTTAGTCAAAACGGAGTTTCTGACTGTCTTCGGTATGCCCATAGTACGTTGGGTAGCTTCTCTGACCATATGTCCTTTGCCCCCTTAAGCCGAGTTTTGCTGATCTGAAGCAAGGATCGATTCGTGACCTCAACCTGTCCGTTGGCTTGAGGATGGGCTAGGgaggagtagtggttcttgattcctaactgtAAGCAGAAGTCTCGGAAGGAGTTATTGTCAAATTGCTTATCGTTTTTTGAGATCAAGACCCTTGGGATTCCGTACCTACAaatgatgttcttccaaacaaagctCCGTACGTTCTTCTCAGTGATTGTGGCCAAGGCTTCAACTTCTACCCTTGGGAGTTATGCCGACTAttaggaacttcagctgcctcGCTACTATTGGGAATGGCCTATGATGTCCAATCCCTATTGGGCGAATGGCCAGGAAGCGGTTATTAAGGTCAGCTCTTTCGTCGGTTGTCTGatgatgttgctgaacctttgacacttgtcacagGCTTTGACGTAAATTTGGGTGTCTTTCTGCACAGTCGGCCAGTAATATCCAGCCCGAATCAATTTATGCACCAACGACCGCGACCCTGAATGGTTGCCACAAATCCCTTTGTttacttctctcatgacataatcTGCTTCTTCGGGGCCTAAACATCTTAAGTACGGTCAGGAGAAACCTCTCTTATACAGGACATCCTTTATCAAGACGAATCGCGCTGACTGGACCTTCAGCTTTCTCGCGGACCTTCAGCTTTCTCGCGGCTTCCTTCTCGTCAGGTAGTGTGCTGTCTTTTAGGTAAGAAATTAAAGGGGTGGTCCAATTTTTTTCGAAACCTATCTCTTGCAAATCGACAATGTCTATTAGTAGTGAGAGCTAAATAAAGGAGAGTACCTTGTCGGAGGCGATCATGTATTCTGCCAATGCTGCCTTGGCAAGACGGTCGGCCTGCTCGTTCTCTCCCCTTGGAATTTGGATAATCTTGGCCTGTAGCTCGCTTACCCTTCTCTTTGCTTGCTCTAAGtactttttcatcttttctcCCTTACATTCATAATCACCGTTCACTTGATTTATGGCGACCTAGAAGTCGCAATGGACAACCATATTTGCGGCCCCTACTACTTTGGCAAGATCTAGCCCTGCTATCAGggcttcatactctgcttcgttgtttgTTGTAGGGAAGTCAAGACAGACCATGCATTCGATCTCGTCACCTTCTAGAGATTGAAGCACGACCCCTGCTCCACCAGCTTGCCTATTGGATGATCCGTCCGTGTATATATTCCATAGGGAATATTCTGCCCCCTGGCCTTCTGCGTCggtgaactccgcaatgaagtTGGCGACCACCTGTCCCTTGATGGCAGTACGTGGGCGATATTGTATGTCGAATTCATTCAACTCTATTGCCCATAACACCATACATCTAGCCATTTAGGGATCGCTCATTGCTCGTCGTAAGGGCTTGTCAGTTAGGACGATCACCGTATGTGCCTGGAAGTATGGCTAGAGCTTACGGGCGGCTGTGACTAGAGTGAAGGCAAGATTTTCCATTGAAGGGTACCTTTCTTCTGCACCGTGAAGCGCTCGACTGGTGTAGTAAATAGGCCATTGCACCTTGTTGTCTTCTCTAACCAAGGCCACACTGACAACGGCCGAGGAGATAGCCAAGTAGATGAACAATTCTTCTCCCGGTTGTGAGGGACTTAGCAGCGGCGGtgaagagaggtaggcctttaGGTCCTCCAATGCCTGCTGACATTCAGCCGTCCACTTAAAAGACTTCTTCAGTGTGCAAAAGAACAGTAGACATTTATCCGTCGCTCTAGATACAAATCTATTAAGCGCGGCGATCTTGCCGTTAAGACTTTGtacttcttttatgtttttaggaGGTGCCATTTCTGTTATAGCTCGGATCTTGTCTGAGTTAGCCTTAATGCCTCTCTGGGACACCATGTATCCTAAGAATTTCCCCGCTGCCACTCCGAAGGCACACTTGCCTGGATTAAGCTTCATGTTATAGGAACGAAGAGTGTCGAAGGTTTCCCTGAGATCCTTCAAGTGATCGTCTTCCTTTCGGCTCTTTACTAACTTGTCGTCAACATATACCTAGACATTTCTCCCAATCTATCATGCGAACATCTTTTTCATAAGCCTCTGATATGTTGCGTCCACATTTTTTAAGctgaatggcatgaccttgtaacaaaaaaggccttggcttgttatGAACGAAGTATTCTCTTGATCAGCTTCGTCCATTTGAATTTGGTTATATCTTGAAAATGCATCCATAAAGCTCAACAACTGGTGTTGAGCCATAGAGTCCACCAGTAGGTCGACCCGCAGGAGGGGGTAGCGATCTTTGGGGCACGCTTTatttaggtccgtgaagtcaacgaacattctcaattttttgttgctctttttgaccatcacaacgttcgccaaccaatcagggtagtaaacTTCCCTAATGAACCCTGCCTTTTGTAGCTTGCGGACTTCTTCTACCACCGGTCGATATCTCTCTCTTGGGCGAACACTCGTTTCTTTTGGCGAACGAGCAGAAATGAAGGCGACACATTCAACCTATGCACTATGACTGGCAGGTCaattcctggcatgtcttcatggctccaagCGAATACGACCCGATTTTCTTTAAGGAAGGTTGCGAGTGCTTGGCTGACCATCAGATTTGCAAAGGTGCCGATCTTGGTTGTTCTCTCTGGTCTAGAATTGTCAAGAGGTACATCTTCGAGTCTCTCAACGAGCTCCGTCGCTATCCGATGTTCTTCTATGCTCATGGCCTGGAGGTGgccatccatttccatcatagCTATGTAACATTTGTGTACGGCCACCTGATCCCCTCGCAATTCTCCTACTCCATAGttagtagggaattttatcatcaaatggtaggttGAGGTTATAGCCTTCCACAAGTTGAGGGTAGGCCGTCTTATAATGGCATTGTAGGTTGATGAGCAATCGACCACGAGGAATGCTACATTCTTAGTGATCTGCTGACGGTAGTCGCCTACGGTTACAGCTAAAGTGACGACACCAAGGGGGAATACCCTCGTccctccaaagccaacaagCGGGGCGTTAGTTGGAACTAGTTGCTCCCAaccaatccccatttgctggaatgcaGGGCAGTAAAGGATGTCCCCCGAGTTGCCGTTGTCGACTAGAACCCGGTTCATGCTCTAGTCTCCTGCTTGTATGGTGACGACAAGTGTGTcatcatgggggtggtgaagacgTCATGCGTCTTCTTTCTAGAATCCAATGAAGGGGTTGTCAATCCGCGTCATCTTGGGTACAGAACCTGTCAGCTAGATATTCTGAACCATCCTAAGGTAAGTCTTCCGGGCTTTCTTCGACGACCCAGCAGTCATGGTGCCTTCTACAATCATTCTTATATCTTCTACGAGCGGCCTGGGGTGCTCGTTCTCCTGTTGGGGAGCATTTTCTTGCGGCAGGTCCGTTCTTTCCTTTCTCACAAATCTCTACAGCCTTTCTTGTCTAATAAAAGCttctatttgttgcttcaagtcatagcaGTCAGCTATGTCGTGGCCATGATCACGATGAAAGCGGCAATATTTGTCTCTTGACCTCTTGTTAGGATTTCCCTTCAGCTTGATGGGAAAAGTCAGggtccttcatctttgatttgcatcaGTACTTGGTCGATTGGGGCAGTCAGCGGGGTGAAGCTCGTGAACTTTCACACGGGTGGTTTGGAGCGTCGGTCCTCCTGTCATTCTCCAGTTCTAGCCATCTTCCCCCCCTGTCTGATCACACAACTTCCTGCCCCTCCCTTTTCTTGGGCTTCTCTTCTCGGGCTAGTAGTGCATCTTCTACGTTCATGTACTTGGTCGCCCTGTAAAGTACCTCTAACATGGTCTTTGGGTCgttcttatataaataaaataggaacttacccttccgcagCCCATTGGTGAACACCACtacgagtatcttgtcgtctGCTTCGTCGATCGAAAGGGTCTTCTTGTTAAAATGGGTTATGTAAGACCTCAGCGTCTTGTCTTCCCGCTGCTTAATGTTCATCAGGCATGCGGTGGATTTCTTATACTTGTGCCCCCCGATAAAGTGCAAGGTGAATTGGGCGCTTAACTCTTTGAAAGTACTAATGGAGTTGGGTGTTAGCCTACTGAACCAGATCCTTGCAGGTCCCTTCAGCGTGGTGGGGAAGGCTCTGCACATGATTGCATCCggaaccccttgaaggtgcatcagggtcttgaaagactccaagtgatctAAGGGATCCTTGGACCCATCGTAGCTTTCTACTTGTGGCATACAGAACTTTTGTGGAAGGGGGAATGAACTGACCGACGCTGTGAATGGCGAGTCAGTCCGCTGGACCAGGTCATCAAGGTCGCTAGACACCCGTCCTCTGAGGGCATTcgttccttcatcatctgcatctcagCGACTATGTGAGGGGGGATGGTTTTAGTGACAGATGGCTAGCTCGTGTCCTATCGTTCCAGCCTGCTTGGTGTGTTGCTACCTTCCGGCCCTTCTTGGTTCCTTCTCTCCGTGCTAGTTCCTTCTTGATCTTCCTCTTAGGTGTTAGCACCCGCGTTCCTTTGGCACAATTGTTCTTCCAAATCTTGGTTCTGTTTGGTAAGGCAT from Castanea sativa cultivar Marrone di Chiusa Pesio chromosome 11, ASM4071231v1 harbors:
- the LOC142616117 gene encoding uncharacterized protein LOC142616117 translates to MNRVLVDNGNSGDILYCPAFQQMGIGWEQLVPTNAPLVGFGGTRVFPLGVVTLAVTVGDYRQQITKNVAFLVVDCSSTYNAIIRRPTLNLWKAITSTYHLMIKFPTNYGVGELRGDQVAVHKCYIAMMEMDGHLQAMSIEEHRIATELVERLEDVPLDNSRPERTTKIGTFANLMVSQALATFLKENRVVFAWSHEDMPGIDLPVIVHRLNVSPSFLLVRQKKRVFAQERDIDRW